The proteins below come from a single Stomoxys calcitrans chromosome 1, idStoCalc2.1, whole genome shotgun sequence genomic window:
- the LOC106094749 gene encoding ionotropic receptor 75a-like, whose product MVSLTVLNLILYNFLEHHIKWAIIFNCWNMNTQVELTEILMANNVYVQLWNINRLKLEVNINGHYVTHNSPHIGIFFDFNCAKSDKVLNKTSQEKLFTDRFHWLIYDDNSNVTKFRQQFKHYNMAVDADVNYVFPNQALLNSEHNFSYLLYDVYNNGYNLGGKLNMTHDKEIICSRKQCELKEYLSTLHEKSKYENRWYLGDMKMRVSTVVTKLPFTEDPEKILNFLASEDHKHIDGVARFGFGYLMILKDTLGCDFAYNFTNAWSVTLTEGGIFGAMTIEQTAEIGSSPLTLARGRFPLAQPTIAMGNFRQVCIFRTPRNSGIRGEVYLKPFASIVWIFLVAIITMTAILLWITFKVEASKLKIYLRFIPSLLTSGLIAFGSACCQGSFLVPRSMGGRVAFFSLSLLTFIIYNYYTSIVVAILLGSPVKSNIKTLLQLGESNLEMAIEPIPYTKMYINTSNDPAIRSIVRNKIQPLKDPQSIWMPIKEGLHRIHDDPGFVYVTDTFASYDLIERSFTAQEICDTNEILFRPEQLLYEQMHRNSSYREFVKIKQLRILESGVHRRHEGKWIKKRLHCYLSSGVLLQVGLEYTAPLFIMMASVYGLVIILLLMEICWFKYWKGVNVARFMTFGKN is encoded by the exons atggtaTCTTTGACTGTACTCAATttgattttatataattttctggAGCATCACATAAAATGGGCCATCATTTTCAATTGCTGGAATATGAATA CTCAAGTAGAATTGACCGAAATATTGATGGCCAATAATGTGTATGTGCAATTATGGAATATAAACCGTCTAAAGCTGGAGGTTAATATTAATGGCCATTATGTAACTCATAATAGTCCTCATATAggcatatttttcgattttaattgcgcaaaatcggataaagttCTCAATAAG ACCAGCCAAGAAAAACTATTCACCGATCGTTTTCATTGGCTGATTTACGATGATAACTCCAATGTGACCAAATTTCGTCAACAATTCAAACATTATAATATGGCAGTAGATGCTGATGTCAACTACGTTTTTCCCAATCAAGCCCTGTTGAATTCGGAGCACAATTTTTCATATCTCCTTTATGATGTCTATAATAATGGATACAATTTGGGTGGAAAGTTGAATATGACACATGATAAGGAAATAATTTGCAGTCGAAAACAATGTGAACTGAAGGAATATCTTTCCACTCTACATGAGAAAAGTAAATATGAAAATCGTTGGTATCTAGGTGACATGAAAATGCGAGTATCCactgtg GTTACTAAGTTGCCCTTTACAGAAGACCCTgaaaaaatactaaattttcTGGCTTCTGAGGATCATAAGCATATTGATGGGGTGGCTCGATTTGGTTTTGGTTATCTAATGATTCTAAAGGATACTCTGGGCTGCGA TTTTGCTTACAACTTCACCAATGCCTGGAGCGTGACCTTAACAGAAGGTGGCATTTTCGGTGCCATGACCATAGAGCAGACAGCCGAGATTGGTTCATCGCCCCTTACCTTGGCAAGGGGACGTTTTCCGCTGGCGCAACCTACCATAGCTATGGGTAACTTTCGTCAAGTTTGCATATTTCGCACGCCTCGTAATTCCGGCATTAGAGGTGAGGTATATTTGAAACCTTTTGCCTCTATAGTATGGATATTTTTGGTTGCCATCATAACAATGACTGCAATACTCTTGTGGATCACCTTCAAAGTGGAGGCaagtaaattgaaaatttatttgagaTTTATACCCTCGCTGCTGACTAGTGGATTGATTGCCTTTGGATCGGCCTGTTGTCAGGGTAGTTTCCTGGTTCCCCGCTCGATGGGTGGCCGAGTGGCCTTTTTCTCACTCTCACTGCTGACATTCATTATTTACAACTATTACACATCAATAGTGGTGGCTATACTTCTGGGTTCACCCGTCAAATCAAATATTAAAACTTTGCTGCAGCTGGGAGAGAGCAATTTGGAGATGGCAATTGAACCCATACCTTATACGAAAATGTATATAAAT ACCTCTAATGATCCCGCAATTCGTAGCATTGTTCGCAATAAAATTCAACCCCTTAAGGACCCGCAATCTATATGGATGCCTATTAAGGAAGGTTTGCATAGAATCCATGATGATCCCGGCTTTGTCTATGTTACGGATACTTTTGCTAGTTATGATCTCATCGAAAGGTCTTttacggctcaagaaatatgtGACACCAATGAGATTTTATTCAGACCTGAGCAATTGCTCTATGAGCAGATGCATCGCAATTCCTCTTATAGAGAGTTTGTTAAAATCAA acaatTGCGCATCTTGGAATCTGGTGTCCATCGCCGCCATGAGGGTAAATGGATCAAGAAACGTTTGCATTGCTATCTCTCAAGTGGCGTTTTGCTACAAGTCGGCTTGGAATACACCGCCCCTTTGTTCATAATGATGGCCAGTGTTTATGGTTTGGTCATCATTCTGCTCTTAATGGAAATTTGTTGGTTCAAGTATTGGAAAGGCGTCAATGTGGCTCGTTTCATgacatttggaaaaaattaa